The following are encoded in a window of Deltaproteobacteria bacterium genomic DNA:
- a CDS encoding 4a-hydroxytetrahydrobiopterin dehydratase has product MEELTEQKCVACRVGAPSVTVEEIKELSPVVPEWRIVNEDNIPKLDRLFKFKNFVDAMAFTDAVGAAAEEEGHHPRITTEWGKVAVTWWTHKIKNLHKNDFIMAAKTDAIYKRFA; this is encoded by the coding sequence GTGGAAGAACTTACCGAACAGAAATGCGTCGCGTGCCGAGTCGGCGCGCCGTCAGTGACGGTGGAAGAGATTAAAGAGCTTTCGCCCGTTGTGCCGGAGTGGCGGATCGTCAATGAAGATAACATTCCCAAGCTCGACCGGCTGTTCAAGTTCAAAAACTTCGTCGATGCCATGGCATTCACCGACGCCGTCGGCGCCGCCGCCGAGGAAGAAGGGCATCATCCGCGCATCACCACCGAATGGGGTAAGGTCGCCGTGACTTGGTGGACGCACAAGATCAAGAACCTGCACAAGAACGATTTCATCATGGCGGCGAAGACGGATGCGATTTATAAGCGGTTTGCCTAG
- a CDS encoding NAD(P)-dependent oxidoreductase — MGVSVEKIGMIGTGAMGLALLERLKLAGENGVVCYDADGPALDSARALGYRATSSAADLAKQATLIDIVVRTDQDMLDCVLGKGGVLETAQPGTLLLLHSSILPHTVKKVAEAARAQGVHTIDACMTGVPDTVRKGHLSFVVGGSDEDVERARPHLLKMSQEVFHMGAVGTGAVGKLIKNMLGGAETLIVHEAIQIGIAGGIPYPKALEMMRRIGHDSVLNRWQRTFDASGNDPLPRSGRNVLNKDIPLVAELARLLNTDTPITRQLGLAADKVVAANEQRNKQK, encoded by the coding sequence ATGGGAGTCTCGGTGGAAAAAATCGGCATGATCGGCACCGGCGCCATGGGCTTGGCGTTGTTGGAGCGGCTGAAGCTCGCGGGTGAGAATGGCGTTGTTTGCTACGACGCCGACGGGCCGGCTTTGGATTCGGCCCGCGCTCTCGGTTATCGCGCCACAAGCAGCGCCGCCGATTTGGCCAAGCAAGCGACGCTCATCGATATCGTCGTGCGCACCGATCAAGATATGCTCGACTGTGTGCTCGGCAAGGGCGGTGTGTTAGAAACCGCGCAGCCCGGCACTTTGCTTTTGCTCCACAGTTCGATCTTACCGCACACGGTGAAGAAGGTCGCCGAGGCGGCCCGCGCCCAAGGCGTTCACACGATTGACGCCTGCATGACGGGTGTGCCGGACACCGTGCGCAAGGGTCATCTGAGCTTCGTTGTCGGCGGCAGCGACGAAGATGTCGAGCGCGCCAGACCGCATTTACTTAAAATGAGCCAAGAAGTTTTTCACATGGGCGCCGTCGGCACCGGCGCGGTGGGCAAGTTGATCAAGAACATGCTCGGCGGCGCCGAAACATTGATTGTCCACGAAGCGATTCAAATCGGCATCGCCGGCGGCATTCCATATCCCAAGGCATTGGAGATGATGCGGCGCATCGGCCACGACAGCGTGCTCAATCGCTGGCAGCGGACTTTCGATGCGTCGGGCAACGATCCGTTGCCGCGCTCGGGGCGCAACGTGTTGAACAAAGATATTCCACTGGTGGCCGAGTTGGCAAGATTATTAAATACCGACACGCCGATTACTCGACAATTGGGGTTAGCCGCGGATAAAGTCGTGGCGGCTAATGAGCAGCGCAACAAACAGAAATAG
- a CDS encoding TonB family protein, whose amino-acid sequence MVWVLARLLAVTFRKPVMWWRLFLAVCLMPFGLGVSACLVNQDPLRLALIAIEAGRHDLAIRYLETVERGELLSEKQKFDVIYLRARNFERQGRISDAIAIYRDIRRTHKTTVYGFLAEQKLRQHEIDYDGSAESFALNTETVADNSAGAENVSLRISDKVRDRSELRDYFLAIRKKIESYWNYPCLMSKEAGNCNFRDARVSLETYISHDGSLISARIIKSSGIQEYDNYVIEAVVLAAPFAPLPSDLRSEVNSPIYVTMGFEYRNSLERSVTENTQ is encoded by the coding sequence ATGGTTTGGGTGCTGGCGAGATTACTGGCTGTAACGTTTCGCAAGCCAGTGATGTGGTGGCGATTATTCCTGGCCGTATGCTTGATGCCATTTGGGTTGGGTGTAAGTGCATGCTTGGTAAATCAAGATCCGCTACGGCTTGCACTTATCGCAATTGAGGCGGGCAGGCATGATTTAGCGATTAGATATCTTGAAACGGTGGAGCGAGGTGAATTGCTTTCTGAAAAGCAGAAGTTTGATGTTATTTATCTCCGTGCAAGAAACTTTGAACGCCAGGGAAGAATATCTGATGCGATCGCTATCTATCGTGACATTCGGCGTACTCACAAAACGACTGTCTATGGATTTCTTGCGGAGCAAAAGCTGAGACAGCACGAAATTGACTATGATGGGTCTGCTGAATCATTCGCATTAAATACGGAGACGGTGGCCGATAACTCCGCTGGCGCGGAAAACGTTTCTCTCAGAATCAGCGACAAAGTTCGCGATAGGTCTGAATTGCGAGACTATTTCCTTGCGATAAGAAAAAAAATTGAATCGTATTGGAACTATCCCTGTCTCATGTCAAAGGAGGCGGGCAATTGCAATTTTCGCGATGCGAGAGTTTCACTTGAAACTTACATATCCCACGACGGCAGTCTTATCTCGGCGCGCATTATCAAGAGTTCAGGAATCCAAGAATATGATAATTATGTGATCGAAGCGGTCGTGTTAGCTGCGCCGTTCGCTCCGTTGCCATCTGATCTTCGCTCTGAGGTGAACTCGCCCATCTACGTAACGATGGGATTTGAATATCGAAACAGTCTTGAGCGTTCTGTGACGGAAAACACTCAATAA
- a CDS encoding LLM class flavin-dependent oxidoreductase produces the protein MDLRGWRKVKCSLFTEIQVPQGASPAARLEEFMEQAELADRLGFYTYWVAEIHCQPQFSLMSAPYVALGAAAQRTKHLRLGVAVNTLPIHHPVALAEQSAMLDLVSGGRMDFACGGGHPHSRAYECFGADHKATHEIMAEAMTVIRKAWSEAKLVHDGKFFHIPEVIVNPKPVQNPLPPFWMATSSLDGVEVAARLGVNIFLPIHTRAPDQVYEFADAYWAGLKKHGHDSQNKELGLLVPIHVAKTTAEAKARSEAGVTSYFKTILDMRLDYTDWLNRRGVELPARLRTAAGAMVGFETVCEKHAVIGDPAFAIEKIKDLTKRTGATQVLTWFNIGTVAHAAVQESMQLFAAEVMPKL, from the coding sequence ATAGATTTGAGAGGATGGCGCAAAGTGAAGTGTAGTTTGTTTACCGAGATTCAAGTGCCCCAGGGCGCGTCGCCGGCGGCGCGATTGGAAGAGTTCATGGAACAAGCGGAGTTGGCGGATCGCTTGGGTTTTTACACCTACTGGGTCGCCGAGATTCATTGCCAGCCGCAGTTTTCGCTGATGTCGGCGCCCTACGTCGCGCTCGGCGCCGCGGCGCAGCGGACAAAACATTTGCGCCTGGGTGTCGCCGTCAACACCTTGCCGATTCATCACCCGGTCGCGCTCGCCGAGCAGTCGGCGATGCTCGACTTGGTCAGCGGCGGACGCATGGACTTCGCCTGCGGCGGCGGCCATCCGCATAGCCGGGCCTATGAATGTTTCGGCGCCGATCACAAGGCGACGCATGAAATCATGGCCGAAGCGATGACGGTGATTCGCAAAGCGTGGTCGGAAGCGAAGCTGGTCCATGACGGCAAATTTTTTCACATCCCCGAAGTGATCGTCAATCCCAAACCGGTGCAAAATCCGCTGCCGCCGTTTTGGATGGCGACCAGTTCGCTGGACGGCGTCGAAGTCGCGGCGCGCCTGGGGGTGAATATTTTTCTGCCGATTCACACCCGCGCGCCGGATCAAGTTTATGAATTCGCCGACGCCTACTGGGCGGGATTGAAAAAGCATGGCCATGATTCGCAAAACAAAGAGTTGGGGTTGCTGGTTCCCATACACGTCGCAAAAACTACGGCGGAAGCCAAGGCACGCTCGGAAGCAGGCGTGACGAGTTATTTCAAGACGATCCTCGATATGCGCTTGGACTACACCGACTGGCTCAATCGGCGCGGCGTCGAGTTGCCGGCGCGCCTGCGCACGGCGGCCGGCGCCATGGTCGGTTTCGAAACCGTTTGCGAGAAGCATGCGGTGATCGGCGATCCAGCATTTGCCATCGAGAAAATTAAAGATTTGACCAAACGCACGGGCGCGACGCAGGTGCTCACCTGGTTCAATATCGGTACGGTGGCGCATGCGGCCGTGCAAGAGTCGATGCAGCTGTTTGCCGCCGAAGTGATGCCGAAGCTTTGA